The following proteins are co-located in the Sporosarcina pasteurii genome:
- a CDS encoding glycosyltransferase family 4 protein yields the protein MKKMLFISNITNRITNFSLPSIEASQTLGYEFHLAANCSGFTDDTSMYNVKIHHIDLVRNPFSLKNVKAYKQMLALLKEENFDFIHCNTPIGGLLGRLCGKKQGVPKIIYTAHGFHFYKGAPLLKNILYKTAEMWLAHYTDAIITINQEDFKAAQEFKLRDNGNVYYIPGVGIDNLLIKEAKSNRQEISNEIGINSDTVLIISVGELNDNKNNKVIIKALGKLQNPNLHYILCGEGEKKDELYNIAKKYNIEQNIHFLGYRTDVYQLLNSSDIFVMPSYREGLSRSIMEAMSAGLPCIVSNIRGNVDLVEEHENGYLCEPDDIDCFAKAIDILVTNNELRERMSANNMRKVEAFNIENVKKCILDTYSEVLSDIK from the coding sequence ATGAAAAAAATGTTGTTTATAAGTAATATCACCAATAGGATAACAAATTTTTCACTTCCATCTATAGAAGCTAGTCAAACGTTAGGTTATGAATTTCATTTAGCTGCGAATTGCTCAGGTTTCACTGACGATACATCAATGTACAATGTGAAAATTCACCATATAGATCTTGTCAGAAACCCTTTTAGTCTAAAAAATGTTAAGGCATATAAACAAATGCTAGCCCTACTAAAAGAGGAAAATTTCGATTTTATTCATTGTAATACTCCAATTGGTGGGCTTCTGGGGCGACTGTGTGGTAAGAAACAAGGTGTACCCAAAATTATATATACTGCACATGGTTTCCATTTTTATAAAGGAGCACCATTATTAAAAAATATACTATATAAGACTGCTGAAATGTGGTTAGCTCATTATACAGATGCGATAATCACGATTAACCAAGAAGATTTTAAAGCCGCTCAAGAATTCAAGTTACGTGACAATGGTAATGTGTATTATATACCAGGAGTAGGAATAGATAATTTATTAATAAAGGAAGCAAAGTCAAATAGACAAGAAATCTCAAATGAGATTGGGATAAATTCTGATACAGTATTAATAATTTCAGTTGGAGAATTGAACGATAACAAAAATAATAAAGTTATAATTAAGGCTTTAGGAAAGTTACAGAACCCAAACCTTCATTATATTTTGTGTGGTGAAGGTGAAAAAAAAGATGAATTATATAATATTGCAAAGAAATATAATATAGAACAGAATATTCATTTTCTCGGTTATCGTACAGACGTTTACCAATTACTCAATTCAAGCGATATCTTTGTAATGCCATCATATAGAGAAGGACTATCACGCTCAATTATGGAAGCCATGAGTGCGGGGCTTCCTTGTATAGTTTCAAATATCAGAGGTAATGTGGATTTGGTTGAAGAGCATGAGAATGGCTACCTGTGTGAACCTGATGATATTGATTGTTTTGCTAAGGCCATAGATATTCTTGTGACAAATAATGAATTGAGAGAAAGAATGAGTGCTAATAACATGAGAAAAGTTGAAGCATTTAATATTGAGAATGTAAAAAAATGTATTTTAGACACTTACAGCGAGGTTTTAAGTGATATAAAATAA
- a CDS encoding O-antigen ligase gives MVEKINSNNQKNKSEYILIFLIIILSVFLNQQKPMFGFNLSISDFAAVLLIILFTYKEKIVIPKNILAFFILLSVATLITAFFISPYKFNYIPEPNEIFNSYIKLISSFLYFILGYNLFKNQDITIAYKWYSYGAVMIGFIGIIIVFFNVNIFSRDYFFEGPRYIGLMSDPNYYAVIMCTSLVYFLRKRNINKILKAICYVIIFLSVAISGSKTGMIIFITYTMVILFQATISTKTKGQLIKNITILLLFVGSLPLLSNYFMKIIQGIETQHPIFKRVLVLFYDFGAAVSGDGSGRDRTWSSAIDIIKESPFGVGIGSYLNVRTSLHGGGGLAHNTYLQIISEWGVPLSLILFLFLLHLVIKHLILNNKYQVESVVVRDILLILLIGSISLSLNNARMFWFFIGALSCSNIGEKDLKSLRYATGESKKIYHTK, from the coding sequence TTGGTTGAAAAAATAAACTCTAATAACCAAAAAAATAAATCAGAATATATATTGATATTTTTAATAATTATTCTATCAGTATTTTTAAATCAACAAAAGCCTATGTTCGGTTTTAATTTATCGATTTCAGATTTTGCAGCAGTATTATTAATAATACTTTTTACTTATAAAGAAAAAATAGTAATACCTAAAAATATTTTAGCCTTTTTTATATTGTTATCAGTAGCTACATTAATTACTGCTTTTTTTATTTCCCCATATAAATTTAATTATATTCCAGAGCCGAATGAAATATTTAATAGCTACATTAAGCTTATTTCATCGTTTCTATATTTTATTTTGGGCTATAACCTGTTTAAAAATCAAGATATTACTATAGCGTATAAATGGTACTCGTACGGAGCAGTTATGATAGGCTTTATAGGTATAATAATCGTTTTTTTTAATGTTAACATTTTCAGTAGAGATTATTTTTTTGAAGGACCTAGATATATAGGGTTAATGAGTGATCCTAATTATTATGCTGTAATAATGTGTACATCTTTGGTATATTTTTTAAGAAAAAGAAATATAAATAAAATTTTAAAGGCTATCTGTTATGTAATTATATTTTTATCGGTTGCAATATCCGGATCAAAGACAGGTATGATTATATTCATAACCTATACAATGGTTATTTTATTTCAAGCTACAATTTCAACTAAAACAAAGGGGCAATTAATAAAAAACATTACAATACTTTTATTGTTTGTAGGCTCACTACCACTGTTATCAAATTATTTTATGAAAATAATACAGGGAATTGAAACCCAACATCCTATTTTCAAAAGGGTTTTAGTATTGTTTTATGATTTTGGTGCGGCTGTATCGGGAGATGGATCGGGGAGAGATAGAACTTGGTCCAGCGCAATTGACATAATTAAAGAGTCGCCTTTTGGCGTTGGAATAGGATCTTATTTAAATGTAAGAACTAGCTTACACGGTGGTGGTGGACTTGCCCATAATACCTATTTACAGATTATTTCAGAATGGGGGGTTCCACTATCACTAATATTATTTTTATTTTTATTGCATCTGGTGATAAAGCATCTTATCTTAAATAATAAATACCAAGTGGAAAGCGTTGTTGTCAGGGATATTTTATTAATTCTTTTAATAGGATCTATATCTTTATCACTTAATAATGCAAGGATGTTTTGGTTTTTTATTGGAGCGTTAAGTTGTAGTAATATAGGTGAAAAGGATCTGAAATCGCTGCGATATGCTACTGGCGAATCTAAAAAGATATATCATACTAAATGA
- a CDS encoding phosphorylcholine transferase LicD, whose amino-acid sequence MDIENTQKELLKIINDFDKICSKHNIWYMLVGGSVLGAVRHEGFIPWDPDIDVFVKNKDLKKIRSILKEELPQYYNYIEWDKEEGYSLPFDRLGYKEIPHQKLHMDIFPIIGAPTNKVVRKIFTKICFLTYKANHCKYVDIKYANPKNIGSILRLKKILRFIPGFIFKNTFYILSNLFDFKKAKYYYTIGTGYGFKGSMQKEIIMETEKFPFENLMLPIPKYWDEYLTNMYGDYMTPVKEGFKKV is encoded by the coding sequence ATGGATATTGAAAATACTCAAAAAGAATTATTAAAAATAATTAATGACTTTGACAAAATTTGTTCAAAACACAATATTTGGTATATGTTAGTTGGAGGAAGTGTTTTAGGAGCCGTGCGTCATGAAGGCTTTATACCATGGGATCCGGATATAGATGTGTTTGTTAAAAATAAGGATTTAAAAAAAATAAGATCTATATTGAAAGAAGAGCTTCCACAATATTATAATTATATAGAATGGGATAAAGAGGAAGGATATTCACTTCCCTTCGATAGATTGGGTTATAAGGAAATCCCACATCAAAAATTACATATGGATATTTTTCCTATTATAGGGGCTCCCACAAATAAGGTTGTTAGGAAGATTTTTACAAAGATTTGCTTTTTAACTTATAAGGCTAATCATTGTAAATACGTAGATATAAAATATGCAAATCCTAAAAATATAGGCAGTATTCTTAGATTAAAAAAGATATTGAGATTTATCCCCGGTTTTATTTTCAAAAACACTTTTTATATACTTAGCAACCTTTTTGATTTTAAAAAAGCTAAGTACTACTACACAATTGGAACCGGATACGGTTTTAAAGGTAGTATGCAAAAGGAAATCATTATGGAAACTGAAAAATTTCCTTTCGAAAACCTAATGTTGCCAATCCCCAAATATTGGGATGAATACTTAACTAATATGTATGGAGATTATATGACGCCAGTAAAAGAGGGGTTTAAGAAAGTTTAA
- a CDS encoding oligosaccharide flippase family protein: MQTDTFKNNAIWNTTGSLTYALSQWLIIVVIAKIGTPEMVGEYSLALAITAPITMFLGGKLRLIYVTDHSEFSFADYLNYKYLSSLLAILLIIIIVGFTSYNYSVVMIILLIGLFKIHQDISELLYGVFQKQLKMKFIGISKIIKALMMIVLFTITLYYSNSLILAVLSIVIVSLLILLIYDLKFAKRFVGIRFKINFITIKDILLLSLPLSIMTLLNSLATNVPRYIIEMRLDLSSLGYFSALLHLIFAGNILIDSLRQPIIPILVRNYRNKNRKNFIKIIAGVLLLCFIISFIGLITAYIFGETLLTIAYSADYAEFNDMFIIMILASGFIYGTLILDSGINAARKFKIQPFIGLLWLVSSIIISFYFITAYGLIGAALGLLIYSFFKFLTFLALLISILGNKHWADF; this comes from the coding sequence ATGCAAACTGACACTTTTAAAAATAATGCAATATGGAATACAACGGGAAGTCTAACCTATGCATTATCACAATGGTTAATAATAGTTGTAATTGCTAAGATTGGTACCCCGGAAATGGTAGGAGAATATTCTCTTGCACTTGCGATAACAGCGCCTATTACGATGTTTCTCGGTGGGAAATTAAGGTTAATCTATGTAACAGACCACTCGGAATTCAGTTTTGCTGACTATTTAAATTATAAATATTTATCAAGTTTACTCGCTATCCTATTAATAATTATAATTGTAGGATTTACATCTTATAATTATTCTGTTGTAATGATAATTTTATTGATAGGTTTGTTTAAGATTCATCAAGATATAAGTGAATTATTATATGGCGTTTTTCAAAAACAACTAAAAATGAAGTTTATTGGTATTTCAAAAATTATTAAAGCTTTAATGATGATAGTGTTATTTACAATTACTCTTTATTATAGTAACAGCTTAATTCTGGCAGTTTTATCAATTGTTATCGTTTCTCTATTAATACTTTTAATATATGATTTGAAATTTGCGAAAAGGTTCGTTGGTATAAGATTTAAGATAAACTTTATTACAATTAAGGATATTTTACTTCTTAGTTTACCCTTAAGTATTATGACTTTACTTAATTCGTTGGCTACAAACGTACCAAGGTATATAATAGAGATGCGGTTAGATTTGTCGAGTTTAGGTTATTTCTCCGCACTTCTACACTTAATCTTTGCGGGGAATATCTTAATAGATTCATTAAGACAACCAATAATCCCAATCTTGGTTAGGAATTACAGAAATAAAAACAGAAAAAATTTCATTAAAATAATTGCAGGAGTATTACTCCTTTGTTTTATAATATCCTTTATAGGATTAATCACGGCATATATTTTTGGAGAAACATTACTAACAATTGCATATTCAGCCGATTACGCTGAATTTAATGATATGTTTATTATCATGATTTTGGCAAGTGGATTTATATATGGAACACTAATTTTGGATTCCGGAATAAACGCCGCAAGGAAATTTAAAATACAACCATTCATTGGATTGTTATGGCTTGTTAGTTCTATAATAATTTCATTTTATTTTATAACTGCATATGGGTTAATTGGCGCCGCATTGGGATTGCTAATATATTCATTTTTTAAATTCTTGACTTTTTTAGCTTTATTAATTTCAATTCTTGGAAACAAACATTGGGCAGACTTCTAA
- a CDS encoding adenylyltransferase/cytidyltransferase family protein codes for MKKKYKVGYTTGVFDLFHIGHLNILEKAKEQCEYLIVGVSTDELVESYKNKTPVIPFEERMKIVESIKYTDRVVPQVRMDKMDALKKLSFDVMFHGDDWKGSLKYNEIEQEFAKFGVDIVYFPYTKGTSSTQLTDVLNKIKQPI; via the coding sequence ATGAAAAAAAAATACAAGGTTGGCTATACTACAGGGGTATTTGATCTTTTTCACATTGGTCATTTGAATATTTTGGAAAAGGCAAAGGAACAATGTGAATACTTAATTGTTGGTGTTAGTACGGATGAACTGGTTGAAAGTTATAAAAATAAAACACCAGTTATTCCTTTTGAAGAACGAATGAAAATTGTGGAATCTATTAAATACACTGATCGTGTTGTTCCACAAGTAAGAATGGATAAAATGGATGCTCTAAAAAAATTAAGTTTTGATGTAATGTTTCATGGAGATGATTGGAAGGGATCATTAAAATATAATGAAATTGAACAGGAATTTGCAAAGTTTGGTGTGGATATTGTCTATTTCCCATATACCAAAGGAACCTCATCAACACAGTTAACAGATGTATTAAATAAAATAAAACAACCAATATAA
- a CDS encoding metallophosphoesterase has product MKIAFISDIHGNAVALESVLEDIDKKNVDRIIVLGDICFRGPEPKRSLDLVRSLDTYVIKGNADEWIYRGIKPGEVPDKALDIMRLEKKWALKQLTIDDVEYLGALPKQITTDLTNKLKIHAFHATPDSLFEVVKPSDSDETLITKLMCHQSADIFLYGHIHLPFVRFINGKCIANLGSVGLPFDGINQSSYIIVEGEGDNFNISIQRVKYDVEKVIKQLYENEYPNLELMENIIKKGTL; this is encoded by the coding sequence TTGAAGATAGCATTTATCTCTGACATTCATGGTAACGCAGTAGCTCTAGAGTCGGTTCTTGAGGACATAGACAAAAAAAATGTTGATAGAATTATTGTTTTAGGCGATATATGTTTTCGGGGACCAGAACCTAAACGATCACTGGATCTAGTACGATCATTGGACACTTATGTAATTAAAGGGAATGCAGATGAGTGGATTTATCGTGGGATTAAGCCTGGAGAAGTTCCTGATAAGGCATTGGATATCATGCGACTAGAGAAAAAATGGGCTTTAAAGCAATTAACAATTGATGATGTTGAGTATCTTGGTGCACTTCCAAAACAAATAACTACTGATTTAACAAATAAGTTGAAAATCCATGCTTTTCACGCCACCCCGGATAGCCTTTTTGAAGTTGTGAAACCAAGTGACTCTGACGAGACACTTATAACAAAGTTAATGTGTCATCAGTCAGCGGATATTTTCCTCTACGGGCATATCCATTTACCATTTGTACGTTTTATTAATGGTAAATGTATAGCCAATTTAGGGAGTGTAGGACTTCCGTTTGATGGAATTAACCAGTCCTCCTATATAATCGTCGAGGGAGAAGGGGATAATTTCAATATAAGCATTCAAAGGGTCAAATATGATGTTGAAAAAGTGATAAAGCAGCTATATGAAAATGAGTATCCCAACTTGGAGTTAATGGAGAATATTATTAAAAAAGGGACACTATAA
- the galE gene encoding UDP-glucose 4-epimerase GalE translates to MNILVTGGTGYIGSHTCIALLEAGHTVIIADNLCNSRYAILGKLKKLTNKDIKFYQIDISDEESVDTIFRKNSIDGVIHFAGLKSVSESVENPLVYYFNNLVSTMVLAKACLKYNVKRLVFSSSATVYGANEVPFVETMDLLPTTNPYGESKAMSERLLSDIAKANPTLSISLLRYFNPVGAHDSGLIGEVPNGVPNNLMPYITQVAKGKLDKLRVFGNDYQTVDGTGVRDYIHVMDLAEGHVAALDNQTEGVHIYNLGTGRGTSVLELVKAFEKANGIEVPYEIVARRPGDISSCYADVTKAKRELNWSVKRDIIAMCRDAWRFEKSYNEEM, encoded by the coding sequence ATGAACATACTAGTGACAGGTGGCACTGGATACATAGGCTCACATACCTGTATAGCCTTATTAGAAGCTGGTCATACAGTGATTATCGCAGATAATTTATGTAATAGTCGATATGCAATCTTAGGTAAATTAAAGAAACTAACAAATAAAGATATTAAGTTTTATCAAATAGATATAAGTGATGAGGAATCGGTGGATACTATTTTTCGTAAAAATAGTATAGATGGTGTTATTCATTTTGCTGGGCTGAAATCGGTCAGCGAGTCAGTAGAAAATCCACTGGTCTACTATTTTAACAATTTAGTTAGTACTATGGTTCTAGCAAAGGCTTGTTTGAAATATAATGTGAAACGGCTTGTCTTTAGTTCATCTGCAACGGTATATGGGGCTAACGAGGTTCCATTTGTAGAAACTATGGACCTTTTGCCAACAACTAATCCATATGGCGAATCGAAAGCTATGAGTGAAAGGTTATTAAGTGATATAGCAAAAGCGAATCCAACATTATCAATTTCTCTTCTTCGTTATTTCAATCCTGTAGGAGCGCATGATAGCGGACTAATTGGAGAAGTTCCTAATGGAGTCCCAAATAATCTAATGCCTTATATAACGCAAGTTGCCAAGGGTAAACTTGATAAATTAAGAGTTTTTGGTAATGACTATCAAACAGTAGATGGTACGGGTGTCAGGGATTACATTCATGTAATGGATCTCGCTGAAGGGCATGTTGCAGCGCTTGACAATCAAACAGAAGGCGTTCATATCTATAATCTTGGTACAGGTCGAGGTACTAGTGTACTAGAATTAGTCAAAGCTTTTGAAAAGGCAAATGGTATTGAAGTACCGTATGAAATAGTAGCCCGAAGACCAGGTGATATTTCTTCTTGCTATGCTGACGTTACAAAAGCAAAAAGAGAATTGAATTGGTCAGTTAAACGTGATATTATTGCAATGTGTCGGGATGCATGGCGATTCGAAAAAAGTTATAATGAAGAAATGTAA
- a CDS encoding thermonuclease family protein — protein MIINKTNKDSAIIRPFLILFLSLSFILTGCAGDVSDSMQNDELAIENENPSQKEEQLHKEEFSPELTVNHKIENNSLLITGKTNLPDETILLVTLLNNKSAEIEKNLTVKNGEFSADAIPIEELKSGEQSIKVSLADNQPEAVVGIIGDSRELLVGDYVDANKQLTTSAKIDVPSERAPPSDVQGIKTKVTRVVDGDTFIVHLDGKEERVRLILVDTPETKHPQMGVQPFGPEASAFTTEQLEGKEITLEVGVQERDRYGRILAYAWIGDKLFNQTLLEKGLARVAVYPPNTKYLDDFNAAQNTAKKKAIGIWSIEDYVSDKGFNGQPVTTTSTTKKNTDNHIVAAPKTNHETTNKPKVESKPITETQQVKKVDTQPKQVQKAEPEKTGECNIKGSSSGIYHVPGSTYYERTTNPARWFCSVEEAQNAGFRAPKR, from the coding sequence TTGATCATTAATAAGACTAATAAAGATTCTGCTATCATTCGTCCTTTCCTAATTCTATTTTTATCTTTAAGTTTTATATTAACAGGGTGCGCTGGTGATGTAAGCGACAGCATGCAAAATGATGAACTTGCTATTGAGAATGAAAATCCATCACAGAAAGAAGAACAGCTGCATAAAGAAGAGTTCTCACCTGAATTAACAGTGAATCATAAGATTGAAAACAATTCATTGCTAATTACAGGAAAAACGAATCTGCCTGATGAAACAATTTTATTAGTTACCCTTTTAAATAATAAATCTGCAGAAATCGAAAAAAATCTCACAGTGAAAAACGGTGAGTTTTCTGCGGATGCAATTCCAATTGAAGAATTAAAATCAGGCGAGCAATCAATTAAAGTATCGTTGGCTGACAATCAACCGGAAGCAGTCGTAGGAATTATCGGGGATTCTCGTGAATTGTTAGTTGGTGATTATGTTGATGCAAACAAACAATTAACCACGTCAGCCAAGATTGATGTTCCAAGCGAACGCGCACCTCCGAGTGATGTACAAGGCATAAAAACTAAAGTTACGAGGGTTGTCGACGGGGATACATTCATTGTTCATCTAGATGGTAAAGAAGAAAGAGTAAGACTTATTTTAGTTGATACCCCGGAAACAAAGCATCCTCAAATGGGGGTCCAACCTTTCGGACCAGAAGCATCCGCATTCACAACTGAACAACTTGAAGGAAAAGAAATTACATTGGAAGTCGGGGTCCAAGAGCGCGATAGATATGGTAGAATACTTGCCTATGCGTGGATCGGTGATAAGCTTTTTAACCAAACGTTACTAGAGAAAGGTCTTGCACGAGTTGCTGTCTACCCGCCTAATACAAAGTATTTGGATGATTTTAATGCCGCACAGAATACTGCGAAGAAAAAGGCGATCGGGATTTGGTCGATTGAAGATTATGTTTCGGATAAAGGGTTTAACGGCCAACCAGTTACAACTACCTCTACGACTAAGAAAAACACAGATAATCATATAGTTGCTGCACCAAAAACCAATCACGAAACTACAAACAAACCAAAGGTAGAAAGTAAGCCTATAACGGAAACTCAGCAAGTAAAGAAAGTAGATACGCAACCAAAACAAGTACAAAAGGCTGAACCAGAAAAAACAGGTGAATGTAACATCAAAGGAAGTAGTAGCGGCATTTACCATGTTCCAGGGAGTACTTATTATGAACGAACAACAAACCCCGCTAGATGGTTCTGTTCGGTTGAGGAAGCACAGAACGCAGGATTTAGAGCACCCAAACGGTAA
- a CDS encoding PucR family transcriptional regulator yields the protein MDVKGALQIGDLTKGQLVGGHTGINREITSIEVMEVPEVISWVTSGLLVMTTFYSIKDDPERQVEIVQSLIDKKAAGIVIKLGRFIEEIPKNMLKIADENAFPIITIPKDISYINVLTPLYEALYEEKQLEVESVQNPFFEFETMKFKSLSDAIEIIYEIVKSPVYIEDTQGSLLYVSEEFLPDGWRKSSTLFSEPEYSDYQEVLEDWHSTFTLQTYQVFKMQGYRNRIVVPLLSNKNAFAFLHILYSEKMERNLISALDMKKLSVKISELFMNEQLFLQKKRIEDIELLEGYLNNGNRGSTKREFLVINIQADWIGKPHFPSFYLIDQSCLIRKRLHGLVGEISGCTAIIFEKYHNFYVLLIYEKDSHSDILKQIKENIEVEAGINPMWVAVGPAIKDISHFDDCIRSVDKTMEIGRKIRPEESLYTYDKLGIYEILINLTSDTLVQTYIQDVLGPLLKSQNKELLVTLEVYLHENGNVSKASEKLFIHRRTLTYRIQRIQELLNMNVDDAESRFILRFCMNIRGLSK from the coding sequence ATGGATGTCAAAGGAGCTTTACAAATAGGTGATTTGACGAAGGGACAACTTGTAGGAGGGCATACAGGGATTAATCGAGAAATTACCTCTATAGAAGTAATGGAGGTTCCCGAGGTTATTAGTTGGGTGACATCGGGGCTATTAGTAATGACCACTTTTTATTCAATCAAAGACGATCCGGAGAGGCAAGTAGAAATTGTTCAATCCTTGATAGATAAAAAAGCTGCTGGAATTGTTATTAAGCTGGGACGTTTTATCGAAGAAATTCCAAAAAACATGCTAAAAATAGCAGATGAAAATGCATTTCCTATTATTACAATACCCAAAGACATTTCCTATATTAATGTTCTAACCCCTCTATACGAGGCGTTGTACGAAGAAAAACAGCTGGAAGTGGAAAGTGTCCAAAATCCATTTTTTGAATTTGAGACAATGAAATTCAAGTCGCTGTCAGATGCTATCGAGATTATTTATGAAATTGTGAAAAGCCCAGTCTATATCGAAGATACCCAAGGCAGTTTATTATATGTATCCGAAGAGTTCCTTCCAGATGGATGGAGAAAGTCGAGTACATTGTTTTCAGAGCCGGAATATAGTGATTACCAAGAAGTACTTGAAGATTGGCATTCTACATTTACTTTACAAACGTATCAAGTATTCAAAATGCAAGGTTACCGTAATCGTATCGTTGTTCCGCTCCTTTCAAATAAGAATGCATTCGCATTTCTTCATATACTTTACTCTGAAAAAATGGAGAGAAATTTAATTTCTGCACTAGATATGAAAAAATTAAGTGTTAAAATAAGCGAATTATTTATGAACGAACAACTATTCTTGCAGAAAAAAAGAATTGAGGACATAGAGCTACTAGAAGGTTATTTAAACAATGGAAATAGGGGATCAACTAAAAGAGAATTTTTAGTAATCAACATTCAAGCGGATTGGATTGGAAAACCTCACTTTCCATCATTTTATTTAATTGATCAATCCTGTTTAATTCGAAAAAGACTCCATGGACTTGTTGGTGAGATTTCAGGTTGTACAGCTATTATTTTTGAAAAATATCATAACTTTTATGTGCTTTTAATATATGAAAAAGACAGCCATTCAGATATATTAAAGCAGATAAAGGAAAACATTGAGGTCGAAGCTGGTATTAATCCGATGTGGGTTGCTGTGGGTCCTGCTATAAAAGACATTAGTCATTTTGATGATTGCATACGTTCCGTTGATAAAACGATGGAAATTGGACGGAAAATTAGGCCGGAAGAAAGTTTATATACGTATGATAAATTAGGTATCTACGAGATTCTCATCAATTTAACATCGGATACGCTTGTTCAGACATATATCCAAGATGTACTGGGTCCATTGCTAAAGAGTCAGAACAAAGAATTGTTGGTAACCCTAGAAGTTTATTTGCATGAGAACGGAAATGTTTCGAAGGCTTCAGAGAAATTATTCATTCATAGAAGAACACTGACCTATCGAATTCAAAGAATACAAGAATTATTAAATATGAATGTAGACGATGCTGAAAGCCGGTTTATCTTAAGGTTTTGCATGAATATCAGAGGGTTATCCAAGTAG
- a CDS encoding aspartate/glutamate racemase family protein has translation MLGIIRVLTTDNHEVLQEHGNRMKSIFQVDSLTKCIQDQPHGIYNKETEEIAIPKIVALAKQMAEEDGVDAITISCAADPALEESRVAVSLPVLGAGVCGAHAASMVGQRVGIIGITEEPPIRMKEELSEKFHSFSYSPKIRKTTDLFSTDAKEELLNVVNNVIQSGADVILFACTGFSTIRLKDYLVQHIDVPVIDLVEAQAIAYQLINGEKLG, from the coding sequence ATGTTGGGAATCATTCGAGTGTTAACGACAGATAATCACGAAGTATTGCAAGAACATGGGAACAGAATGAAGTCTATTTTTCAAGTCGACTCACTAACAAAATGTATACAAGATCAGCCTCACGGTATTTACAACAAGGAGACGGAAGAAATCGCTATACCGAAAATTGTTGCTCTTGCAAAACAAATGGCAGAGGAAGACGGTGTAGATGCAATTACGATTAGTTGTGCAGCTGATCCCGCTTTGGAAGAATCGAGAGTTGCCGTGTCACTTCCCGTATTGGGTGCCGGAGTATGCGGTGCACACGCTGCAAGTATGGTCGGACAACGAGTGGGGATCATTGGAATTACGGAAGAGCCACCGATTAGGATGAAGGAAGAGTTAAGTGAGAAATTTCATTCGTTTTCTTACTCACCGAAAATTCGAAAGACCACAGATTTGTTTTCAACTGATGCGAAGGAAGAGTTATTGAATGTCGTAAACAATGTAATCCAATCAGGCGCAGATGTTATTTTGTTTGCATGTACAGGTTTTTCGACAATTCGTCTAAAAGATTACTTAGTGCAACATATAGATGTTCCAGTGATTGACTTAGTCGAAGCCCAAGCTATTGCTTACCAATTAATCAATGGGGAGAAATTAGGATGA